GAAAGAACAGGAATACTGTGGATATACACATTTCCTTTACTTGCTTTTTTTCTGAAAGAGATAAAAAAAGCTGTTATATGGAATATAATTTTTGCTCTTTCAGTGGTTGCCTTAACTTTCTTAGACTGGAAAGGTATTCTAAGGATCTCTTACAATTTTGTAGAGATAAGACAGGCTTTATCTTCTTATACAGCGGTGTTTTTGATCTCTTTCTTTTATTCTTACATACTGAAAAAACTCAACACTAATCTGTGGGAGGCATCTATATACGATCCTTTGACAAATCTTTATAACAGAAAGTATATATATCAGAGTTTGGAAATGGAATTAGAAAGGCTTAAGAGAAATTTAGAAGAAAGTATATGTGTTGTTTATGTTGATGTTGATAACTTTAAAAGGGTTAATGATATCTCTGGACATCAGGAAGGGGATAAAGTTCTAAAAGAACTGGCAGATATTTTTAAAAAAAGTTTTAGAAAGATAGATTTAATAGGTAGAGTTGGAGGAGATGAATTTCTTTTTATTCTTGTGAATTGTAAGGATGGTAGAGTTAATGAAAGATTTGAAAGATTAAAATCTTTAATTGAGAAAAAATTCAAAAAATATAACCTTTCTATCAGCTATGGAATTGTAAAAATACCTGAAGATACGG
This window of the Persephonella hydrogeniphila genome carries:
- a CDS encoding GGDEF domain-containing protein; amino-acid sequence: MITYLKDYQEKLLYSLTFVGCSFTYFYGGFHLIKGNYFIGTVEIFLSTLALVNLVLYRFHRNFEFAGSVILFLMVLILDFLVVTGGLERTGILWIYTFPLLAFFLKEIKKAVIWNIIFALSVVALTFLDWKGILRISYNFVEIRQALSSYTAVFLISFFYSYILKKLNTNLWEASIYDPLTNLYNRKYIYQSLEMELERLKRNLEESICVVYVDVDNFKRVNDISGHQEGDKVLKELADIFKKSFRKIDLIGRVGGDEFLFILVNCKDGRVNERFERLKSLIEKKFKKYNLSISYGIVKIPEDTVDLNTALRLADQRMYEMKNKHKQILRIVSKN